From Streptosporangiales bacterium:
GTTCAGGAACGCCGCATCGTCGGTGGCGTCGCGTGAACGGTGTCGGGGTGGTCGAGCAGACGTACCGCGCTCAACGCCTCGATCCGCTTTTCGGCCAGCCTGTCGGCGGCGCGGTAGTACGGGATGCCCTCCCGGTCTGCGATCGCGAACACTTCCTGCGTACGTTCGAGAATCCGCAGCACGTTGGTACGCGCGCGCTCTGGATTGAAACCGCCCTTGCGGTAGCGGTCGGTGTCGAAGATTGTTCCGCCGGAGTTGGCCACGTAGTCGACGGCGTAGACGATGCCCCGCTCGGCGAGCTCGTCGCCGTGACGGTTCTCGGCAAGGATGTTGTTCGCGGAACCGGCGACGACCTTGCCCCTCAGCCTGCCGACGGTGTCGTCGTTGATGACCGCACCGAGCGCGTAGGGCGCGAAGATCTCGGCATCGACGTCGTAGATGGCGCTGGGCCCGACCGCGTCGACACCGTGTTCCCGCACCGCCAGCTCGACCTTGTCGGGGTCGATGTCGGACACCGTCACCCGTGCGCCCGCCTTCACCAGCAGGGCGAGCGCCTTGCTTCCCACCGCACCGAGCCCTTGCAGGGCGACGGTGCGTCCGGCGAGGTCGGTGTCTCCCCAGACGCGCTCGGCACACGCGCGCATCGCCTGCACAGAGCCAAGTGCGGTGGACGGTGAGATGTCACCGGCGCCACCGCAGTGTTCTGGCAGCGTCACGACGTGTTCGGTCTCCGCGTAGAGCGTCTCCATGTCGGCCAGGGTGGTGCCGACGTCCTCACCGGTGATGTACTCGCCGCCGAGCTGGTCGATCATCCGGCCCATGGCGCGCAGCAGCGCCTCCGACTTGTCCTTCTTCGGATCGCCGATGATCACCGCCTTGCCGCCGCCGAGGTCGACGCCGGCAGCCGCGTACTTGTACGTCATCCCCCTGGCGAGGCGCAACGCGTCGAAGATCGCGTCTTCCTCGCTCGCGTACGTCCACATCCGCAGGCCACCGGTCGCAGGCCCCAGGGCGGTGGAGTGGATGGCGATCACGCCGCGAAGACCCGTCGCGCTGTCGTTGACCAGCACTACCTTCTTGAAGGCGTGCTCCCGCAGGTAGTCGAACACCGGCGCGGTCATGCTCTGCATGTTCCCCTCCCCTGCTCAGTTGGCCGTGTAGCCGCCGTCGACGTAGAGCACCTGTCCGGTGACGTACGACGCCGAGTCGCTGGCAAGGAAGACCACGGGCCCGCCGAGCTCGGCGGGGAGGCCGCGCCGCGCCATCGGCGTGAAGTCGATGACCTGACGTTGCTTCTCCGGCCGGTCGTGCTCGCCGGTCGCGTTCTGCATGATGTTCTCGAAGTAGCCGGGCGCGATGGCGTTGACCCTGATGCCGTGCGGCGCCCACTCGACCGCCATCGTGCGCACGAGCTGGTCGATGCCACCCTTGCTCGCGGCGTACGCCGTAAGGCCACGGATGCCGACCTTGCCGGCGATCGACGAGATCATCACGATCGACCCGCCCTCACCCTGGTCGATGAGCCGCCGCGCGACGAACTGCGCGCAGTGGAAGTAGCCGCTCAGGTTCGTGGCGATGACCTCGTCCCACTCGTTCTCGTCGTAGGTCTCAGCCGGCTTGATGATGTCGGTGCCCGCGTTGTTGACGAGGATGTCGAGCCGGCCGTACCTGTCGACGGCGGAGTCGACGAGCGCCGCACAGCTGTCGCGCTCGGTGTTGTCGAACTGGGTCGCCGACGCGGTGCCACCCGCTGCCGTGATCTCCGCGGCCGTGGCCTCGGCCACCGCCAGGTCACGCCCACTGATGACGACCGACGCGCCCTGGGACGCCAGGGCCCACGCCATCGCCTTGCCGAGCCCGCGGCTCGACCCGGTGACGACGGCAACCTTCCCGGTCAGGTCGAACGTGGGGGAAGCATTCATCGACTCGACCGCCAATTGATTCGACCTCCACTCGGCGTCCACGGCGCCCGTTCCCGGGCTGGCGCGCAACGGCCGAACTTGGTGCATGTCTAATTGGATACCGTAATGTACACGCCGCTGTTCGGGCCTGGCAATGGATGAATGGACAGTCAGATCAGGCGGTCGACGATGAGCTCGACGGCGCTGGTGATGTGCTCGCGCGTCAGCAGCTCCGCCTTGTCACCGGCGCGACGGCGCACGGCGGCCGCGATCGCGACGTGCTCGTCGAGCGACGCGACGGCCTGGCCGTCGGAGTACAGCGCGGCGAGCCGGTAGTTGAAGTAGTAGGTGCGACTGTGGCGGATGCTCTCCACCAGGCGCTCGTTGCCCGACGCCGCCACGATGCAGTCGTGGAAGCGGTCGTTCACCTGCACCAGCAGGTCCCGCGGGATCACGTCGGCGGCCTGCGCACGCAACTGCTCGTCGATGAGCGCACCGATCTCGTCGAGCTCACGGTCGCTCGCCCGTTCCGCCGCGAGCCTGGCGGCGTAACCCTCCAGGGCGAGCCGCACCTCGTAGATCTGGCGGATCTCCGACTTGCTGAACTCGCGAACGGCCCAGCCACGCCTGACACGCACGATCAGCCCCTCGCTGCCGAGCCGCTGCAGCGCCTCGCGCACCGGGGTGCGGCTCGCGTTCAGCTCCTCGGCCAGCTCCAGCTCGACCAGCCGCTGGTTGGGCCGGTACCTGCCGTGCAGGATCGCGTCGCGTAGTCCCTGATGGACCGCCTCGCGCAGCGAGGTCCCGCGCCGCGCGTCGGGCTCCGTACGCGACTCCACAGCTACCCCCTAGCTCGCGTATACAAGACAGCATACGCTGGCCGATCCCCTCAACCAGCGGCCAGCGCCTCGCTCGACGCGCGCATCCCCGACCTGACGGCAC
This genomic window contains:
- a CDS encoding glucose 1-dehydrogenase; its protein translation is MNASPTFDLTGKVAVVTGSSRGLGKAMAWALASQGASVVISGRDLAVAEATAAEITAAGGTASATQFDNTERDSCAALVDSAVDRYGRLDILVNNAGTDIIKPAETYDENEWDEVIATNLSGYFHCAQFVARRLIDQGEGGSIVMISSIAGKVGIRGLTAYAASKGGIDQLVRTMAVEWAPHGIRVNAIAPGYFENIMQNATGEHDRPEKQRQVIDFTPMARRGLPAELGGPVVFLASDSASYVTGQVLYVDGGYTAN
- a CDS encoding FCD domain-containing protein, coding for MESRTEPDARRGTSLREAVHQGLRDAILHGRYRPNQRLVELELAEELNASRTPVREALQRLGSEGLIVRVRRGWAVREFSKSEIRQIYEVRLALEGYAARLAAERASDRELDEIGALIDEQLRAQAADVIPRDLLVQVNDRFHDCIVAASGNERLVESIRHSRTYYFNYRLAALYSDGQAVASLDEHVAIAAAVRRRAGDKAELLTREHITSAVELIVDRLI
- a CDS encoding leucine dehydrogenase, which gives rise to MTAPVFDYLREHAFKKVVLVNDSATGLRGVIAIHSTALGPATGGLRMWTYASEEDAIFDALRLARGMTYKYAAAGVDLGGGKAVIIGDPKKDKSEALLRAMGRMIDQLGGEYITGEDVGTTLADMETLYAETEHVVTLPEHCGGAGDISPSTALGSVQAMRACAERVWGDTDLAGRTVALQGLGAVGSKALALLVKAGARVTVSDIDPDKVELAVREHGVDAVGPSAIYDVDAEIFAPYALGAVINDDTVGRLRGKVVAGSANNILAENRHGDELAERGIVYAVDYVANSGGTIFDTDRYRKGGFNPERARTNVLRILERTQEVFAIADREGIPYYRAADRLAEKRIEALSAVRLLDHPDTVHATPPTMRRS